DNA from Leptospira bandrabouensis:
TTTTGTATTCGGATCGTTTGGGTTATTCAGAGTTAATTTACAAGAAAATATGAATATTAGTATATTTAGAATTAACAACCTGTTAAACATAGAAACACCATTTTAAGTAATGATGCCATTGAATTAAACTATAGGTTAGGTTACGAATTTTTTTTGAAAACTATTTGATATCATCAATCAAATCAAATATTCACCTGATTGGTTTCCTCTCTTAATGTCCCCTTAGTTAAATTTGTCTGCTTACAAAAACATTTTTCACATTAGTGTAAACAATGGTTGTAAAAAATAAGGGGCCTTGTAGTATTTTCCACCATACAAAAAGTTACATCGGAGATTACTATGCGTTATTCCATTTTTTTTACCTTTCTTCTTAGTTTCGGAATTTCTCTATCGGCACAACGCATCGAATCAGAATTTTCTTTTGCTACTGATTTTAATGTTCGACCAACATTTGTTGAGGGAAATTCCCCATTCTTTACGAATGGTGATAAGTGGATCTATATAGGCAAAACTGCCGATTTTGATGAACCAGGATTGTATTTTTTTGATACTGAGTCTAAGTCAAAAATTTATCGTTCTATTCCCTTAGAAGCTTATTATCTATCACAACCAACTCAGTTTCTTGGACAAATAGAAACAAAAGGCAAACCATTGCCATTCACTATTTATGAATTTTTATTTTATGATGAAAAATCAAAACGTGCAGGCTTTGTTATCGAAAATAAACATAAGTCTCTGAATGCCAAAAGATACTTTTATATCGGATGGGATTTGACAACAAATCAAATAGATCTGGCAGAACCAATTTTTGAAATAGAAGAGAATGATAAAAAGTCTTTTGCCCAAAGTTCCGTCATTGGGTATTCGCAAGAAGATAATACCGGATATTTTACCTTTGCTGTGGATGCAGATTTAAAAGATGATGAATCAGAAGATGTCACAGCCTTTATTTACAAAATTCAAAATAAAAATTTGTCAAAATTAAAAGAATACAAATCAAAGTTTTATCCATACACACCAGAGTTTCATCCGGAATCAAAACAAATCGTAATTGCTTGTTATACGGAAGCTTTCCAAAAAAGAAATCCAGTGGGATATTTGTATAAAGTAGAACAAAACTCATTTCAAGAGTTTCCCATTCCCTCAACTCCTTATGGAATTAGTTTTTCAAAAGACGGTAAGTTTTTGTATATGGTCGCAGCTGATACTGGGGAAGTCCGAATGTATCATACAGACAACCTAGCAGATGTTAAAAAATCGAAATGGGGGACACATGGTCATAAATTAGGTTTTTGGAAAGAAGGGGAACTTGTTTGGGTCAGAAATTCAGGTTTATATATTTATGATCCAGTCAGTTTAAAACAGAAAAAAGTCATCCCTACCAAAAAATTTTATAAAAACCATGTAAACGTAAGCGGATCGGTATTTTTACCGTTTCGTAAATTACTTTTAAGGAATATACTAGAAGATCCAGCTGGCGGAGCTGCCAACCGGATTCTAATCCCAGATTAAAATTCAATCTTTACTTTTTGTTATCGATTCTAATTCAAATGTTTGAATTTTTTATTTCCAAACATTCGCATTTTCTTTGGCATATTGGCTAAAGGTAATTGGGTCTTTGCCAGTTAGTGTTTTTACCGTATCCAAAATAGTAGAGGCAAATCCTTCTTTTAAGGCCCCAGCAATCATTACAAGAAATGCCGCATAGTCTTTTGTGAGTCCAGCAGCTACAAGTGAAGATTCGAATACTTTTGGATCTACATCAACATATTCAATATTTTTACCACTTACTTTTGTTAAGTGGTCAGCTACTGTTTTATGATCGATTGACTCTGGCCCTGTCAAAGTAAAGGCATGGTTATCATTTTTTGAAGTAGTGAGTAGGACTGAAGCTACAGAGGCAATGTCTCTTGCATCAATAAAACTTGTCGTGGCATTCCCACCTGGAAAATAAATTTTTCCATCTTGTTTGATTCCTGCAATCCAAAAGGTATGAAAGTTCTGCATAAACCAGTTAGGACGAATGATATTCCAAGGAATTCCTGCTCCTTCAAGCATAATTTCTGTTTTGCGGAATGGTGCTTCTGGTGGGGCATGTTCCACACCCATAGCTGTCATTAAAACTAGTTTTTTCAGACCGACTTGTTTTGCTTTTTCTATCCAAGGAGAAAGGATTTCATATTGGTTTGTTTGTCCGGGAGGTCCCATAAAAAAAGCCGCATCGACTTTTTCTAAAATTTCTTGTCCTTTGGTAAGTTCACTCGAATCAGCGAAGACCCAATGTAATTGGTTCGAACCTTTTTGGGATTCTGGTTTTCTTGATCCTGCAAAAACTTCATGCCCTTGGCTTAACAATTCTTTGATTAAGTGGCCACCGACGAGTCCTGAGCCGCCGTATACAAATACTTTCATAGTTTATCCTTCGTTTCGGAATCCAATCCTTGATCTATCTAGAATACATCGAAAATTCTAGACTGTAAATGCCGTAAAATATTAAAAATATATCAGATCGTATAAATTGGTAGACATTTGGTGAATTTGGAAAGAAAAAGGGTAATGGACCTACTTTCTGAAATTCTATCCTCCGCAGGTTGGAAAAACGACCTCCTTTCCAAAGGTCAAATTTACGATAGCTTTGGATTCCACTTTCCTTGTGAAAGGAGTGGTGGTTTTCACGTAGTGACACAAGGCAGCTGTTATGCGAGGATGGGAAATACAACAATTCCTTTACACAAAGGTGATTTAATTTTTATCACACGAGGAATCAATCACGAACTCTTATCTGACCCTAAGGCAAAGGTGGTTACTATAGAAAGATTCTTAAGTGATAAGGAGATTCGTCTTAGAAAGGAAAATCCTGTGACTACGTTTGTTTCGATTCGATATGAAGTGCCACCTGGACCAATACATCCATTCTTTTTGGAATTACCCGATTATATTCACATACCATTTGAGTCTATACAAGCTCATCATGCACTAGGTGATATCATTCAAATTCTGTCTCGCGAATTGGAATTAAATTTAGGCACAGATTTAATCGTACAAAGGTTAACCGATATTTTGTTATATTATATGTTGAGGATGTGGTTAAATCAAAATGAAACCTTACAGGTAGGTTGGGTAAAAGCATTCCATGACTCATTAGTATTGTATGCACTAGAAAAGTTGCATAATGGATATAGTAAAGATTGGACGATTGAATCTTTAGCGAAAGAAACAGGTGTGTCTCGAGCCAACCTTGCTAACAAGTTTAGGGATGTACTAGGAATTCCTCCGATGGAATATTTGGCAAAACTTAGAATGGAAAAAGCCAAACAATTATTCCAGAAGGGAAATATGGGGCTTGAAGAAATTGCACAAAATGTAGGTTATGCGTCCGCTTTTTCTTTTTCCAAAGCATATAAACGTATTTTTGGAAGTTCACCGAGTCGAGAGTGGAAACGAGTTGTGTAATAATGTCCTGATATTTTCCAATTGGTTTTTTTTAGGTAAAAATTCGGGGTGATTGCGAAATACTTCGGCAGCTTTGCGAATTTTGGAAGTATCTGCCATCATTGGTTTTATTTCTTTCCATCTTCCGTCTAGTTTCATTTGTTCGGAAAGTTTGAGGTAGGTATTAATCCTTCCTGCCTTCGTAGCGTATGTAATTCGATTCGTACATTGGCAGGGATTGTGGGCATGGGTTAAGCTGCATTCTTTTCCAAGAAAGGTCTCCATTTGTTTTCTGGCTCTGGACAACTTTTGACGAAAGGTTTCTTGCCGAATGCCCATCACGGATGCACCTTCTTCACTAGATGTTTGGAATACTTCCCCTAGGAGGTAAGCCATTCTATAAGGTCTCGTGAGACCTTGTAACATGGCATAGGTGCAGGCTACTTGTACATGTAAAACAAGTTCAGAAACTTTAGGTGATGGTTCTTCCTCGCGGAGGTGGATTGGTAAGTGGTAGTCAGGATTGTATGGCGATTGGGTTTTGTGTAATTCTTCTCTTATCACTCGAAGATGAACCTTTCTTCTTTCCATTTTTGATTTTTGTAAATTGATTAAATGATTACTGGCAATTCTATAAATCCAAGTTGATAGTTTACTTTCTTTTCGAAAACCTCCTAAGTTCGTAATTACTTTGACTAAAATTTCTTGGGTAGCATCCTCCGCATCTTCCGGATTCCATAAAAATTTCAATGCCAGAGAAAAAACTTTGGGTTGGAAGATTTGAATCAATTCTTCCAAAGCACTTGTTTTACCAGACAGAGAATTTTCTATTAAAGAAAGATGCGGATCGTCGATCATTATTTTTTGTTGGCTACGTAGTGAACTACAAGAGCAAGGAAAGCTGGCAAACCTTGCGAAAACAAAATCGAAAACTTAGCTGTGGCTGATCCATAAATACCTGCCACCACCACACAAATGAGAAAAAATAAAATGGTTTGGAATTTTTGTTTTTGGTCTTTGATAAAGAAGAGTGCCCAAAAAAGTCCTGCCGCTAAAAATCCATTGTAGAGACCTTGGTTTTTTGCTAACTTTGCTGTGATTTCCGCAGTTTCAGGTGTTAGTTGGAACACTTTCATTCCAAACTCAGTTTTCCAGAGAAACATTTCCAATACTAAAATGAACACATGTTCTACAGCAACAAAGCCAGTCAGGATGAGAGAAAAAAGTTTCATAAAATTCTCCTAAAGAATTGTTTTCTTCTTGGGACAATTGATTTTCTCGATTGTGACAAAATAGGAAGAAAAAAACGAAAAAAAATTTATTTTTTCTGAATTAAATCACTGACTAGAATCTCAGTGTTGCTATCAGAATATATTATTTGTTTGGCCTGAAAGTCTATGAGGAACCTGTTTAAGGTTCCTCACTAGCTGGACGAGTAGAGATTTCTAAAACTCCGACTTCGGTGCTTAAATCTATAACGTTTTGCAATCGAACAAGTCTGCCACCACATGCCTCTGCTACAGAAATTATATTATAAGTTGGTTCTTGTGCGGTAGGAGGATAATTATAAAAACTTGTTTCATAATGGATGGATTGGTAATGTCCATTAGAAGCGTCAATGTTTAGTGTAGTCCTTTGATAAGGATTGATTCCAACTCCAGTTGTAGGAATATTTAATCCAGTATATTGCATTCCATTTTCGGGTGAGAAAGTAAAAGCTTTAATTTTATTACTTTCTGATAAATAACTAATGATAGCTGGAATTTCGAGTGAATCAATGGTCGTAGATCCTAGAAATTGATTCCAAATTAAATTTCCATTCCAATCAAACTTTGAAAAAATATTATTACGGAAACTAGTGGTAGTTGGATAAAGCTGAAAAGGATGAAATGATGTTCCAAAATCTCCTGCATTGATGCCTGATGTATAAATACCATCAGTTGCTGGTGCTATTCCATAAATGACACCTATGGTATGACTGGTATTAAATGAACCAAGATAGGTTTTGTTTAGAATCGAAAAATTGGAAAGTGAAATTTTTGTTACCAATGGTCTCTGGTAATTGTAGGAAGGCAAAGGATGTCCTGTATTACCGACAAAATTATCATCTGCCGCCCCAAACAGTAATATGGAACGGTCAGAACTATAGGTTGCATTGTAGACTAAGACCCTCCCATAAGAAGGTAGGTATCTTTGTCTTATTGGTTGTCCTTGTGGGGAAATGGTTGCCCAACCAATTTCTTCCATTCCAGCATTGGTTGCCTGTGATGCAACCTCTACGGTAGGAAATTCACCAAATCCATTTGTATCTGGAGTCATAGAAATTGCGCGACCATTAAAAAATAAATGTATATTGTCTACATCATCAGTGACGAGAGCAAACCTATTTTCCACTATTGAGTTATCGATTTTATCTAAATAAGTACTCCAAATTCGACCACCTTTATTGTCAAAACGAACCAAGATTAATGAATTTGTGTTGGATTTCGGCGAGAGGGGAGTGCCTTGCTCTGCACTTTTGATATATGTTGCGACTACTACATCACCATTTGATAATTCAGAAATCGGTGCGATTTCTTTATTGTCAGAAGCATTGACTGTTTCACCAATATAATCCAACCATTCAATTTGAAATGATTTTCCATTTACTAAAAAAACAATCGCATTCATGTTCGTTCCAGGTGTTCCTGAGAAGGAAAAATTTTTTCCAGAATTGTTTCCATTCCAAGTAATCGTTTCATAAACTCCCGCTGTAACTACAAAATTCCCATTTTTAAGTTTAAGTAATTTATAAGGATAAATCTTGTAATTACCGGATCCTAAACGAATCGAAGCACGAATATTCGAATCGCAGAGGCCTCTTAAATACTCTTCCCAAAGCCAAGTTTCCCAATAACTTTTTGAAAAAGGATCTCTAGGGTTATTGAAGCTCAACTTACAGTTGTTAAGTTCTATGATTAAAATAGAAAAAATAAGAAGTGTAGAAAATTTTTTTTTAAAATATATATGTTCTTTCATCGCCAAACTAAATTACCTTTCGATTCGAAAGGTTTTTCTTTTTTGTCCATACTAAGGGAAGTGACGAATTTCTCAAGCCCTTTGTCGATTTCCCTAAGAGAAGATGTCTTAATACAGTACGAATCAAAAATTAGTTTAGAGATCGATCGAACTAAATTTTATGTATATATTCTTTTATGGTTCTGCACTCGCAGGTTTTGTTGAGATTTCAAAATTTCTAGCAGTACTAAAGTTTGCAATGGCACCGAATTTGGAATGGATTGTGACCATTCTTCCCGAACATGCGTCCACTTGATTGGTGAGAAACTTTCCATTATTACCACTACTGTCCGAGGTGGCATCATAGTATTGTAGTTGATTGAATCCACCATTAGAAGGATTGATTTTCAATCTTGCTTGAGCCAGTGGGTATTGAAAATTGCCTAAAGCGATATCAGAAGATATACCTGTAAATACATTGCCATTGTCTATCGCCAATAGATTTCCAACAATTTCCCGCCTTCCACTATTGAATGCTAAATTACCTGGTAATACTTCTGGAACATTGTAGGCACTGGCTCCCAAAAATTGGCCCCAGATTAAACCAGTATTTCTTTTGTCTGGTTTCAATATTTGGTAATTTCTGCGACCAGTTGTTCCTTGGAAAGGATATAACGTGTTAGGTGTAGGATAAGATTCATCAGTTTTCCCAATTAAAAAAACTTCATCATTAGCAAATAATGTTTTTTGTAAATTGAAAGTTCCAACTGTATTTGTTGGTCCAAAATAACTCAATGCATCCCAAGTTAACCCGGAATTTATAACTCCATAAAAAACTCTGTTTTCATTTACTCTTGGGTGACCTGAAGTAGAAACAAAATTGTTTGATGTTCCACCAGCAATTAAAATTTTGTTTCCATCGGATTTGAATAAAACTGCTTCCGTTAAAGTTCCGGTATTAGGCAAAAAACTTTGACTGAGTCCATTTCCATTTCCATCAACAACTGCAATTCCTAGTTCCTTTTGGCTTGCCGTTGTTGCATTTGAGCCATAGATTGGATAGGGAAGGCCTGGGTATCCAAGTCCTATATTGTCTTGGGTTGGAGATGAAGCCTCAGAAGTACCTTGGAATAATAGTGCAATTCGATCAAAGTTAAGGATGGACATCGCATAACTCTTTGTTCCAAGTCTTGTGTTGTCTTTATTCAAATAACCTTGCCAAACAATTTCTCCAGAATGTTGTTTCAGCCGAGCAAGGTAGAATGCATTCGTTGTAGTTTTTGCATTGGTTACATTTGTTCTTCCTGCACCATTTACCAAAGCATAAACTGCCAAATCTCCGTTGGAAAATTCATCAATCGAGATGGTTTCTGGTATTGGCCAATCATCAACTCCATAACTCATTTCACCAATATAATCCAGCCATAATATCCTTGAAAAACTTTTGTCTATGACGAAAACAACTCCATTTAATGCCGAATTTTGATGGTTTGCGTTAACTCCTCCTGAACTCCCATTCCAAAAAAGTGGTTCTCCCGATATTGCAGTAACTACAGTATTTCCACTATTTAATACTTTGAGAGATAAGGGTATGATTAAAGTATTCCCACTTCCAAAGTGAAAATACCCGCTTGTATTTGGATTACATAAAGAATTTAGAAAGAAATTCCAGAGTGCAGTTTCGAAAAAACTCTTTGATCTTGGATCACTCGGATTGTTTAGTTCCAGTTTACAGTTATTAAGTGAAAATAGAGAAAGTAAAAGTGTTAATATTAAGATTTTGATAGTCGGAGCTTTCTGGTAAAAGTTGATTGTCGACATAGTTCCCTTTCGGTTCCATTCAAAAAATCTGTAAAAGGGGAAGAATGGAATTAGATAATAAAATTCGGTTTCCTAAAGGAATCGAAATAGGAAATTTCACAAGTCTTTTGTGGGATTATACGAATAAAAAATTAGTCCAAAAATTCGTACGAGTCCTAATGTTTAATTTTTTAATTTTAAGAGAATTAAGACAACAACGCCAGCGATTGTAGCGGAAATCCTTTCGCGATGCGAAAGATTGGAGCGTAAAGCGCGGTCGCTTACATCATTATTTTATAGATACACGTAACAATTGCGAGGCGCCCAAAGTTACAAAATTGAAGGCACACTTACATTTTCGATGGAGAGTTGTGTGGCTTCAATTGGTGGAGTTGTGGTAAATCTTGTGTAATTCAAACGAGTTAGCTTCCCAGAACATACTTCTCTTATTTTGTCGGTTTGTTCCATGGCAGGCAAACTTAAGTTGGAAGAATAGTGAAACCTGTTGAATGTTCCTTGTTGTGAGTTCACAAAAACATCGGCCAATGTATAAGGGCCAGATCCACTACCAGTAATAGAATCGGGAAGGGAACTAAATTGGCCATTGATGGCAGTGGTTTGCATGCGAATTAAAAGTTGCGAATTGGAAAGAAGTATTGGTTCTGATTCTGTTGTATCCATTACATTTTCTGCGGCGTTTCCTAAAAAAGAATTCCACAATACACTGCCACTTGTATTCAACTTGGTTAAAATAAAATGTTTGTTAGTTCCATCTGCGCCAATGATGGGTTCAACGGGATTTCCATAAGTATATCGACCTGAGCCAATCATATAAATCATATCATCTTTCAGGAAAAAACGAGAGGCACCGTAATCCAACTCCATAGTAGTTCCAAAATATTGATACCAGATGGTTGTTCCATCCGTTTCGTTTAGTTTCATAACGAAGGGCATTTGGTAAGTTGCATTGGGATGGGTAGTTCCATTGGCACCTTGGGAAGAGGTCCCGGTGACAAAAAGTCCATTGGCATTGGCTTCCGCTCCAAAGATAAAATCACCCCCGGCACTTGTGAAAAATCTTTGAAAGTTCATGGCTCCATTTTCATTTACAATTAGGTGAATTGTGTCAGAATCCGATGAACCACCTAACGATGAATTGCTGATTGCAGGCCCATCTACAAAGGAAGTATGAGCAGGACTACCACCCAGATTTTCGATAAATACATGCAAACGGTTGGAAGTATCCATTGCAGAGACCACAAAATCTCCTATACTTGCCGAATCTAAATAAGTAAACCAAACGCGTGTTCCATCTTCTCGAATTCTTCCGACAAATAGTGCGGAAGTTGTCCCAACTCCCGATTTTGCGTTGATCGTTCCCGGTTGTTCGGCTCCTTTCACAATGAATGCAGCAGAAATATCTCCATTGGAATACTTTCTTAATTTGGGTCTATAGCTGACTTCTATTCCAGCCTCTCCCAGATAATCTACCCATAAGATTTCCCCATTGGTGCGTGAAACTCGCATCAAAAATGTGTTGAGGTTGATTCCGGGGCTTCCCGCAAAGTTATTGGTGACACCTGTAGGTGAGCCAGGAACTATATATTCTCTAGTAATCCCAGAAACTAAATAATCCCCGTTGGATAATATGATTAAATCAGATCCAGTTGTTTTGTAAACGCCGGTACCATAAGTTTTTTTCCAAGTTTGAAAATTGAGGCAAGGATCAGAAAGTAGAAAGGCCTTTAATAAATTAGTCAG
Protein-coding regions in this window:
- a CDS encoding YncE family protein, translated to MRYSIFFTFLLSFGISLSAQRIESEFSFATDFNVRPTFVEGNSPFFTNGDKWIYIGKTADFDEPGLYFFDTESKSKIYRSIPLEAYYLSQPTQFLGQIETKGKPLPFTIYEFLFYDEKSKRAGFVIENKHKSLNAKRYFYIGWDLTTNQIDLAEPIFEIEENDKKSFAQSSVIGYSQEDNTGYFTFAVDADLKDDESEDVTAFIYKIQNKNLSKLKEYKSKFYPYTPEFHPESKQIVIACYTEAFQKRNPVGYLYKVEQNSFQEFPIPSTPYGISFSKDGKFLYMVAADTGEVRMYHTDNLADVKKSKWGTHGHKLGFWKEGELVWVRNSGLYIYDPVSLKQKKVIPTKKFYKNHVNVSGSVFLPFRKLLLRNILEDPAGGAANRILIPD
- a CDS encoding NAD(P)H-binding protein; translation: MKVFVYGGSGLVGGHLIKELLSQGHEVFAGSRKPESQKGSNQLHWVFADSSELTKGQEILEKVDAAFFMGPPGQTNQYEILSPWIEKAKQVGLKKLVLMTAMGVEHAPPEAPFRKTEIMLEGAGIPWNIIRPNWFMQNFHTFWIAGIKQDGKIYFPGGNATTSFIDARDIASVASVLLTTSKNDNHAFTLTGPESIDHKTVADHLTKVSGKNIEYVDVDPKVFESSLVAAGLTKDYAAFLVMIAGALKEGFASTILDTVKTLTGKDPITFSQYAKENANVWK
- a CDS encoding AraC family transcriptional regulator is translated as MDLLSEILSSAGWKNDLLSKGQIYDSFGFHFPCERSGGFHVVTQGSCYARMGNTTIPLHKGDLIFITRGINHELLSDPKAKVVTIERFLSDKEIRLRKENPVTTFVSIRYEVPPGPIHPFFLELPDYIHIPFESIQAHHALGDIIQILSRELELNLGTDLIVQRLTDILLYYMLRMWLNQNETLQVGWVKAFHDSLVLYALEKLHNGYSKDWTIESLAKETGVSRANLANKFRDVLGIPPMEYLAKLRMEKAKQLFQKGNMGLEEIAQNVGYASAFSFSKAYKRIFGSSPSREWKRVV
- a CDS encoding RNA polymerase sigma factor, producing the protein MIDDPHLSLIENSLSGKTSALEELIQIFQPKVFSLALKFLWNPEDAEDATQEILVKVITNLGGFRKESKLSTWIYRIASNHLINLQKSKMERRKVHLRVIREELHKTQSPYNPDYHLPIHLREEEPSPKVSELVLHVQVACTYAMLQGLTRPYRMAYLLGEVFQTSSEEGASVMGIRQETFRQKLSRARKQMETFLGKECSLTHAHNPCQCTNRITYATKAGRINTYLKLSEQMKLDGRWKEIKPMMADTSKIRKAAEVFRNHPEFLPKKNQLENIRTLLHNSFPLSTR
- a CDS encoding DUF1304 domain-containing protein — translated: MKLFSLILTGFVAVEHVFILVLEMFLWKTEFGMKVFQLTPETAEITAKLAKNQGLYNGFLAAGLFWALFFIKDQKQKFQTILFFLICVVVAGIYGSATAKFSILFSQGLPAFLALVVHYVANKK